The genomic DNA ACGCACCATTTTTTATAGTTGCTTCAAGCAAAGTTGTCTTGCCAGCACCTGGAGAGCTCATCAAATTTATACACAAAATCCCTTTTTCGTCCAAATGCGCTCTATTGTGAGCAGCTTCAGCGTCATTTTGTGATAATATTTTTGTAATTACATCAACTGTTTTTTTCTCATTCAAAGCTGGGTGAAAATGATGATCATGAGAGTGCTCTCCGATATGCTCGTGAGAGTGAGTGTGAGTAACTCCGTCATGACTATGCTCGTGAGAGTGTCCATTTCCCATACTACAACCGCAATCTTTACACATAATTTATCCTTATTATTAATGTTTTGGCACAGCAGCACGAACTAATTTTGAGAATTTCACCCCTTTTAGTCCAGCAATACTGTCACTAAATTTTTCTATATCGTTAGCAAAGCCCTTTAAAACCATATTTTCCAAGCAGTTATGATGATCTACGTGAATATGATTCGTGCAAATTATATTGACATTTGCGTCGTGCTCGATATTCATTTTTCTGCTCATAAGCTCACCTTGATGATGATCGTAGATTATGGTTAGGACGCCAATTAGCTCTTCATTGTCGTGCGACCAGCTGTCTTTGACTATCTTTTCTCTGATAAGATCTCTTGTAAACTCACTTCTACTGGCGTAATTTCTTGCATATATCATCTTATCAAGCTCACTTAAAAGCTGCTCTGGAAGAGAGATACTAAACCTTATTATCCTATCTTCTTTATTCATTATGATTCCTAATTTTTTGTTTTTGATTATAACTTAAAAACTTTAAGCCATAGTAAATTTGCCCCATTGCAATAGCCGAATCATTCGCCGGTTCATCTTTTGGAAGATAGTATTTGATAGAGTTTTTTTCTAAATTTGATATTGTTTTTGATAAAAGCGCTCTATTTTGAAAGACTCCACC from Campylobacter iguaniorum includes the following:
- the nikR gene encoding nickel-responsive transcriptional regulator NikR codes for the protein MNKEDRIIRFSISLPEQLLSELDKMIYARNYASRSEFTRDLIREKIVKDSWSHDNEELIGVLTIIYDHHQGELMSRKMNIEHDANVNIICTNHIHVDHHNCLENMVLKGFANDIEKFSDSIAGLKGVKFSKLVRAAVPKH